Proteins found in one Carassius auratus strain Wakin chromosome 42, ASM336829v1, whole genome shotgun sequence genomic segment:
- the LOC113060818 gene encoding kelch-like protein 10 isoform X2 has protein sequence MEHKISDTAFNVFDEVRLKGEHTDVIITVQGKHFKVHKIILCGCSPYFRMLFSTQWTNTEEQPYDIPGLSSDTMSLIIQYAYASPVLITEENVSELLVAADQFLISDLIDACCQFLEANLCPLNCIGACMLTERFLSCSKLHLKARLYVLQHFEEVLRVSEEFLELPLGHLEELIAQDELNVKKEEVVFEAILRWIGQAPENRRKHIALLLSKVRMGLMSPEYFMNDVRNNALVLENEACSDIVINAMKVIFAPYIEEPASSELINQLTRPRLPSEILLAIGGWSLSNPTNEIEAYDARADCWVNVTQEDELPRAYHGSVVLNGFVYCLGGFDSNNYFSSVRRFNPITQTWQEVAPMYERRCYVSVAVLHGLIYAIGGFNGYRRLKTAERYDSKTNQWTMMAPMNERRSDASATSLQDKVGGFDGAARLQSVEAYNPLNDSWHDIQSMIYPRSNFGIEVVDDQLFVVGGFNGMGTSCDVEYYDRMTNEWDEACDMRISRSAVSCCVISGLPDVTQYVVDRDSLQTSEDESDGD, from the exons ATGGAGCACAAAATAAGTGACACAGCCTTTAACGTGTTTGATGAAGTTCGCTTAAAGGGGGAACACACTGACGTCATCATCACAGTTCAGGGCAAACATTTTAAAGTGCATAAGATCATCCTTTGTGGCTGCAGCCCTTATTTTAG GATGCTTTTCTCCACCCAATGGACCAACACGGAGGAACAACCCTACGATATTCCAGGATTGTCCTCGGACACCATGTCTCTTATTATTCAATATGCATATGCAAGTCCTGTCCTCATTACTGAAGAGAATGTGTCGGAGCTCTTGGTGGCGGCTGATCAGTTTCTAATCTCAGATCTAATAGATGCCTGCTGCCAGTTCCTGGAGGCAAACCTTTGCCCGCTGAACTGCATTGGTGCCTGCATGTTAACAGAGCGTTTCCTTTCCTGCTCAAAGCTCCACCTGAAAGCAAGGCTTTACGTCCTGCAGCACTTTGAGGAGGTGCTTCGAGTATCAGAGGAGTTCCTGGAACTCCCGCTGGGACATCTAGAGGAACTGATAGCTCAGGATGAGCTGAACGTCAAAAAGGAGGAGGTGGTTTTTGAGGCCATCCTTCGCTGGATTGGTCAAGCACCTGAAAACAGGAGAAAACATATTGCCTTGCTCCTTTCAAAG GTTCGAATGGGGTTGATGTCACCTGAATACTTCATGAATGACGTAAGAAACAATGCACTGGTGTTGGAGAACGAAGCATGTTCGGATATTGTCATCAATGCAATGAAGGTCATTTTTGCCCCCTACATTGAGGAACCTGCCAGTTCAGAGCTCATAAATCAGCTGACACGCCCACGTCTGCCCTCTGAGATCCTATTGGCCATCGGAGGGTGGAGCTTAAGCAATCCCACCAATGAGATTGAGGCATATGATGCAAGGGCGGACTGTTGGGTCAATGTGACTCAAGAGGATGAGCTTCCCAGAGCCTATCATGGTTCAGTAGTCCTGAATGGGTTTGTCTACTGTCTTGGTGGCTTTGACAGCAATAATTATTTCAGCAGCGTGAGGAGATTCAATCCCATTACTCAAACTTGGCAAGAG GTGGCTCCCATGTATGAACGTCGATGTTATGTTAGTGTGGCTGTTCTGCATGGCCTCATTTATGCCATTGGTGGTTTTAATGGATACAGACGACTAAAAACTGCAGAACGCTATGATTCAAAAACCAACCAGTGGACAATGATGGCACCCATGAATGAACGGAGGAGTGACGCCAGCGCCACCTCACTGCAGGACAAG GTTGGTGGTTTTGATGGTGCCGCTCGTTTGCAAAGCGTCGAGGCCTACAACCCTCTAAATGATTCCTGGCATGATATACAGTCTATGATATACCCACGCAGCAACTTCGGCATCGAG GTGGTGGACGATCAGCTGTTTGTTGTCGGTGGGTTTAATGGTATGGGCACCAGCTGTGATGTGGAGTATTATGACCGGATGACGAATGAATG GGATGAAGCCTGCGACATGAGAATTTCCCGCAGTGCTGTGAGCTGCTGTGTGATATCCGGGTTACCTGATGTCACACAGTACGTAGTGGACCGAGACTCTTTACAGACATCAGAAGACGAGTCTGACGGTGACTGA
- the LOC113060818 gene encoding kelch-like protein 10 isoform X1, producing the protein MEHKISDTAFNVFDEVRLKGEHTDVIITVQGKHFKVHKIILCGCSPYFRMLFSTQWTNTEEQPYDIPGLSSDTMSLIIQYAYASPVLITEENVSELLVAADQFLISDLIDACCQFLEANLCPLNCIGACMLTERFLSCSKLHLKARLYVLQHFEEVLRVSEEFLELPLGHLEELIAQDELNVKKEEVVFEAILRWIGQAPENRRKHIALLLSKVRMGLMSPEYFMNDVRNNALVLENEACSDIVINAMKVIFAPYIEEPASSELINQLTRPRLPSEILLAIGGWSLSNPTNEIEAYDARADCWVNVTQEDELPRAYHGSVVLNGFVYCLGGFDSNNYFSSVRRFNPITQTWQEVAPMYERRCYVSVAVLHGLIYAIGGFNGYRRLKTAERYDSKTNQWTMMAPMNERRSDASATSLQDKVYICGGFTGVECLFSAESFDPETNQWSLIAPMRSRRSGVGVITYGNLVYAVGGFDGAARLQSVEAYNPLNDSWHDIQSMIYPRSNFGIEVVDDQLFVVGGFNGMGTSCDVEYYDRMTNEWDEACDMRISRSAVSCCVISGLPDVTQYVVDRDSLQTSEDESDGD; encoded by the exons ATGGAGCACAAAATAAGTGACACAGCCTTTAACGTGTTTGATGAAGTTCGCTTAAAGGGGGAACACACTGACGTCATCATCACAGTTCAGGGCAAACATTTTAAAGTGCATAAGATCATCCTTTGTGGCTGCAGCCCTTATTTTAG GATGCTTTTCTCCACCCAATGGACCAACACGGAGGAACAACCCTACGATATTCCAGGATTGTCCTCGGACACCATGTCTCTTATTATTCAATATGCATATGCAAGTCCTGTCCTCATTACTGAAGAGAATGTGTCGGAGCTCTTGGTGGCGGCTGATCAGTTTCTAATCTCAGATCTAATAGATGCCTGCTGCCAGTTCCTGGAGGCAAACCTTTGCCCGCTGAACTGCATTGGTGCCTGCATGTTAACAGAGCGTTTCCTTTCCTGCTCAAAGCTCCACCTGAAAGCAAGGCTTTACGTCCTGCAGCACTTTGAGGAGGTGCTTCGAGTATCAGAGGAGTTCCTGGAACTCCCGCTGGGACATCTAGAGGAACTGATAGCTCAGGATGAGCTGAACGTCAAAAAGGAGGAGGTGGTTTTTGAGGCCATCCTTCGCTGGATTGGTCAAGCACCTGAAAACAGGAGAAAACATATTGCCTTGCTCCTTTCAAAG GTTCGAATGGGGTTGATGTCACCTGAATACTTCATGAATGACGTAAGAAACAATGCACTGGTGTTGGAGAACGAAGCATGTTCGGATATTGTCATCAATGCAATGAAGGTCATTTTTGCCCCCTACATTGAGGAACCTGCCAGTTCAGAGCTCATAAATCAGCTGACACGCCCACGTCTGCCCTCTGAGATCCTATTGGCCATCGGAGGGTGGAGCTTAAGCAATCCCACCAATGAGATTGAGGCATATGATGCAAGGGCGGACTGTTGGGTCAATGTGACTCAAGAGGATGAGCTTCCCAGAGCCTATCATGGTTCAGTAGTCCTGAATGGGTTTGTCTACTGTCTTGGTGGCTTTGACAGCAATAATTATTTCAGCAGCGTGAGGAGATTCAATCCCATTACTCAAACTTGGCAAGAG GTGGCTCCCATGTATGAACGTCGATGTTATGTTAGTGTGGCTGTTCTGCATGGCCTCATTTATGCCATTGGTGGTTTTAATGGATACAGACGACTAAAAACTGCAGAACGCTATGATTCAAAAACCAACCAGTGGACAATGATGGCACCCATGAATGAACGGAGGAGTGACGCCAGCGCCACCTCACTGCAGGACAAG GTTTATATCTGTGGTGGCTTTACTGGGGTAGAGTGTCTCTTCTCAGCTGAGAGCTTTGACCCTGAAACTAACCAGTGGAGCCTCATCGCTCCCATGAGAAGCCGCCGAAGCGGAGTCGGTGTGATCACTTACGGGAATCTAGTTTATGCC GTTGGTGGTTTTGATGGTGCCGCTCGTTTGCAAAGCGTCGAGGCCTACAACCCTCTAAATGATTCCTGGCATGATATACAGTCTATGATATACCCACGCAGCAACTTCGGCATCGAG GTGGTGGACGATCAGCTGTTTGTTGTCGGTGGGTTTAATGGTATGGGCACCAGCTGTGATGTGGAGTATTATGACCGGATGACGAATGAATG GGATGAAGCCTGCGACATGAGAATTTCCCGCAGTGCTGTGAGCTGCTGTGTGATATCCGGGTTACCTGATGTCACACAGTACGTAGTGGACCGAGACTCTTTACAGACATCAGAAGACGAGTCTGACGGTGACTGA